The DNA segment CCTGGTTGGACCCCACGAAGCTGATGGCCTTGATGGACGGATGATCGCAGATGAAGTTGACGGCTGAAACACAATACTTCAGATAAGCTGGAGCGAGGAGGAgtttttgtgcgtgtgtttactGTGCGCACGAGTGTGTGTTGCTCTGCTCCTACGCTCAGGTTCAGGAACTCACCGTCATGTTGTCCGTGGATGATGTTGAGCGTGCCGTCCGGAGCGCCGGCGTCCTGCAGCATGCGAGCCAGCAGCATGGCGCAGGTGGGGACTCGCTCCGAGGGCTTCAGCAGGTAGGTGTTGCCACACACCAGGCCCATGGGGAACATCCACAGAGGGATCATGGCGGGGAAGTTGAAGGGGGCGATGCCGGCGCACACGCCCAGCGGCAGACGCAGTGTGTAGGTGTCCATGTCTTTGGTGATGGACGGGAGGGTCTCCCCCAGCATGAGGGAGGTGATGCTGCAGGCGTGCTCCACCACCTCTGCACGTGACCTTCTCATTAACCTATGACCTCTACGTgacatcagtgtgtgtgcgtgtgtgtgtgtgtgcgttacTCACGCAGGCCTCTGAACACATCCCCTTCTGCATCAGCCAGGGTCTTTCCCTGCTCGACCGTGATGGACTTGGCAAGCTCTTTCTGAAGAGAGAACAGAAgttcataacattatgaccacccacAACTGAGGCCCGAGTCAAAGTGACACATTTGATCGTCTCACTAGTTCAATTCAACATCAAGGCTTCAGAAAGACTTACGCTCATCTCACctgttttaatgttttactCATTATTATATTTGCAATAGCACATAAAGAAACACTAGCGCTGCAggtattattttaatgaggTTTTAGTCATTATTATATTGGCATTTGCTCATGAAATTAAATCGATCAGTCATTTCAAGTTACAGCCACTAGATGGAGGCAAAGTGCATCCAAACCAGCCCTTCCAGGTGGGAACGAAGAGATTCTTTCCCTTCCATTCCACGACCTTCAACTTACGATGTTGTCCTTGATGAGTTGCTGATAGCGGAGGAAGACCTGCTGTCGGGCCAGGATGGAGGTCTCCGACCAAGACTGGAAGGCTCTGGAGCAAGAGTCCACCGCAGCGGTCATCTCCTCCTCGGTGGCTTTAGGAACCCGAGCTATCACCTCATTTGTCGCCTGTGGAGATTTTCGGTgagtaaaaaaacagaaaaaaaaaaaaaaaaaaaactcaagtgaCCTATCTCTTCTCTTTGATTGAGGTTAAACAACCTTTGTAAAAAAGAAAGTGTGAAATATAATCATAGATCAAAGTGTTATTATTGTTACCGTGGTTATTAAGATTATTTATTAACTTTATTACTCCAGAGTTGAATGGTCTGTGAATGCATGTGTAGATACTTTTTCTCATGACATTATGAGACGCTGTTATTATGAAGCTCTTCACTCACAGGATTATGAATATCCAGCCATTCTGAGCTTTTGGATTCCACCAACTTGCCGTCAATGAATAGCTTGGTGGTTGGCTGATGGGCAGATAACCATAGACAAACAGAGATCACAGATCATCCACTGTTGTGCACTCACTCTGTCTGCTGGGGCTGACACTTACCACCGAGGACGAGTAGCACATGCGGCCCAACTGAAGGGGAACCTGAAAACACGCTCAGATAAGGAGGATGACTTACACAAGCAGGTGTAGCATATTAGCAGAGCTTCAGATTAATAAACAACTTTAGAACATAGGCTGAACAGAGAGCTGGTGCAGGAATGGCCTCGGGTCAAAGTTCACCTCTCTATGAATTTGCACAActtacacacacaaatacactgttAAAACAAGTGCAAAAATGATGGAAACAAAACGCATGCAAAGCTAATGCGGTTTGCTTTATAATCCGCTGAAGCTCATGAGTGTAATTACTACATCATAGTGGACAAAACATCACATGTTCTGACTTGTCAACAAATTAACACACACTCCCAGTGGAAGCAAATGCCTACCTTGGTCCTCAGCACTGTTCTTAGAGCTGCCATGGTGGATGTTCTGGTGCGTGAAGTTGatcaactttgcagggaagacaGGTGAGTGTGGCTTTAACGGGCATATGTGTCATATTCCGAGGGCGGGCCTTGCTGAGAGCATCCTTCTCTCTATTGGCCAGACAACCAAAACTGTAACGCCACTAAATCTGATCTACGTGAATGGACCAATCACCACTATGGAATAGACTTAATCCCGCCTTATTGGCGATTACCCCGCAGTCATTGGAGGAATTTTACAGTTCTTCCTGCGATAGCACGTTGTTACGTAACGGTGTCTGAACGAGTAAAAAGCGAaaatatatttccttttttaaaataagagTTGTACATTTAAATGACCCGGACTTCGTTTTAAACAGACAAGTTAGCGAAGTCGACCACAACTATGCGGTTGTCGCTTGCTTCCCTTGCTAAGGTATTGTGCTAACTGCTAATGTTGTGTTTGCAAAGCCCCCACTGCGCATGCGTATTTGCTGTGCTACACGTATTTACATTAATCCAAGTTTTATGTTACATTCTTTAATGTTACAtctttagttttttatgtttatgtgtCATTTAAAACTAAAAAGGTACGTGTATTTTTTTTGACTCATACGTTATTAGTTAAGAATTCAgttgtgtgcacgtgtgtgtgtgtgtgtgtgtgtggaccctAATATGAACCATCTGCAGTCTGGATGTTGCTTAGTCATGGACCAAAGATTGGGGGGTGGGTGTTGGGGGAGGActtgtgattggctgctgcagaacCAAACTTCTTGACTGCAGCCGAAACTAGACTCACAGAGAAAAGCAGCAGCCATGTCAGGCCAAACTAAGGTGAAATGTCTTAATAGACTGGAGTGCAAACATGTTGGAGTGGGTTGTTTATCTTTTCCTGTTACTTCCTGTAGCCCGTCCTGCATGGATACTTCAGAAGCTCCTGCTCCTGGAGGGTGCGCATCGGTGAGTTGGATGAAAACACATGTAGATGTTTACAAGGTAGTGgtgtaatacagtggtacctcggttctcaaccacaatccgttccagacagccgctcgagaagcgatttgttcgaaatctgaatcgatttttcccattataagtaatggaaaaagaactaatgcgttccaagccttaaaataggcttttgtaggagtgaatgtagagtgtctgctgcaggtgcgctgttcctctatgtgtgtggccgctgcatgtgggaggggttgccgagtgagtgacgtctctccagaagtgaagaggtgcccggtgcgtgtccagctctgaatgtgcgcttctgtgcagtttggctgtgacaaagtcataaaccaagtcacgctctgtcccagactcgcctcatccctgtcccagctccagcccacaacaggacatcaaaccctggagtggaggtgtggagagcgagcgccttccctgtgacactctaccatggtccagtgtggagacaggaaaggttttacacctcaatatgaagaaaaaacagtcagtaaatgtggCTAACGGCACGTCTGcagacagaggctgtgttatacacaataacaaattgcctcatgggtcagctgatcggtccgcgcacgttatgttttttctggctttttggggggcattcgagttctagattttcattcgaaatctgaagcaaaaaatattgaaatttttgttcaaactctgatttattcgaagtccgggacgttcgaaaaccgaggtaccactgtatttctcattttttgtgtttgtgtacaagCATTCGCTCTGAAAGGCATCGAGTACGACCAGGTGCCGGTCAATCTTATTAAAGATGGAGGACAGCAGGTACAAGAATTGCTCATGTCCCTCAGTAGAAGTTTTATTCCTTAATAACAGTTACGTCTCCTCTAGCTCAGTGAGCAGTTCAAGTCATTGAACCCAATGCAGCAAGTCCCGGCTGTGGAGATTGATGGGGTCACTCTGTCCCAGTCGGTGAGCAAACCTGATCTGGGCGCAGTGAAACTGGGGTGCGAACAGTGTTGCACCTCTTCATGCAGTTGGCGGTGATCCAGTACGTAGACGAGACCAGACCTGGACCCCGGTTGCTGCCCACGGACCCCAAGAAACGAGCTCAAGTTCGAATGATAAGCGACATGATCGCCTCTGGGATCCAACCGCTGCAGGCGAGTCGTGCTCACGAATTTTCTTTGTATTATACTGTGTTACAACCGACAGtgtccactaggtggcagcaACAACCGCA comes from the Synchiropus splendidus isolate RoL2022-P1 chromosome 16, RoL_Sspl_1.0, whole genome shotgun sequence genome and includes:
- the gstz1 gene encoding maleylacetoacetate isomerase isoform X1, which translates into the protein MRLSLASLAKPVLHGYFRSSCSWRVRIAFALKGIEYDQVPVNLIKDGGQQLSEQFKSLNPMQQVPAVEIDGVTLSQSLAVIQYVDETRPGPRLLPTDPKKRAQVRMISDMIASGIQPLQNLHVIQKIGAEKVPWAQYFINRGFQALEPVLKQTAGVYCVGDEISMADVCLVPQVYNAERFKVDMDQYPTIKRVNEGLLELEAFSTTHPSCQPDTPADLRS
- the gstz1 gene encoding maleylacetoacetate isomerase isoform X2; translated protein: MSGQTKPVLHGYFRSSCSWRVRIAFALKGIEYDQVPVNLIKDGGQQLSEQFKSLNPMQQVPAVEIDGVTLSQSLAVIQYVDETRPGPRLLPTDPKKRAQVRMISDMIASGIQPLQNLHVIQKIGAEKVPWAQYFINRGFQALEPVLKQTAGVYCVGDEISMADVCLVPQVYNAERFKVDMDQYPTIKRVNEGLLELEAFSTTHPSCQPDTPADLRS